Below is a window of Bacillales bacterium DNA.
GACATCTCGCGGTTTAACGGTAAGTATTATTTATACTATTCCTTCTCTTTATGGGGAGACCCGGATCCCGGGATTGGTGTAGCCACTTCGGAAAAGCCGGAAGGCCCGTTTCAAGATCACGGCAAACTGTTTTTGAGCAGCGAAATCGGTGTCAACAACTCGATCGATCCGCAATTGTTCGTGACCGACGACGGAACGCCGTATTTGTTCTGGGGAAGTTTTCACGGCATCTACGGGGTCCAACTTTCAAAGGACGGATTCTCAACGGTCGGGAAGAAGTTTCAGATCGCGGGAGACACGTATGAAGGTGCCTTCCTTTTTAAGAAAAACGGTCATTTTTACTTTTTCGGTTCGCGCGGCTCTTGTTGCGAAGGGGCAGACAGCACTTATCACGTAGCGGTGGGACGGTCTGACTCGTTGAAAGGACCGTATGTGGACAAAAACGGCGTGAAACTGACGGAATATGGAGGAACGGACGTATTAAAAGCGCGCGAAGACGGGAAATTCGTTGGTCCTGGCCACATAACGGTCGTCACGGACGACGCCGGTCAGGATTGGATGCTTTACCATGCGATCGATAAAAAAGATCCGTTGTTGTGGAACGGGGCTACTCGACGTCCGTTAATGCTCGACCGGATCATTTGGAAAGACGGGTGGCCGCTTATCAGAGGGAAGTCTCCAAGCGAGACGAAACAGGAAGGTCCCGTGATCCGTTAAACAGGCGGTTGGAACGAAGGCAGATGGAGTGTGTCAACTAGATGGAGGAGGAGAAGCCAGTGGCTGAATTGCGATATAACCCTTTATTGAGAGATTGGACGATGGTATCGGCGAAAAGGCAGAAACGGCCGAATTTGCCAAAAACCGATTGTCCATTTTGTCCGGGATCAGGGAAAGTCCCGGATGATTATGACGTTTACATGTATCCGAACGATTTTCCGGTATTGAGTCCACAGGCTCCGCAGCCGGACCCGGTTGGAGGCGGTTTGTACGAGACGAGGAAAGCCGAAGGGAAATGCGAAGTCGTCTTGTACTCCCCGGACCACCGTGCGACAATTCCGGACTTAAGCCGGGAACATATGCGCAAGCTCGTCGGTCTCTGGGAAGAACGCTTCGTCGAATTGGCGAAAGTATCGTCACACAAATACGTCATGATTTTTGAAAATCGCGGCGAAGAAGTCGGGGTAACAATGCCTCACCCGCACGGACAAATCTATGCATATCCGTTCGTGCCGCTGAAAGTGAAGACGGAGCTTGATTCATGCAAGGCTTATTATAGCAATAACGGGCGAAACCTTTTTGATGACATGATCGCAGAAGAGAAACGATTCGGTGAAAGGGTGATCGCTGAAAGCGAACATTTCATCGCGTTCATTCCGTTTTTTACCGATTATCCTTACGGTGTGTTTGTCGTCAGTAAAACGAATCATACGAAAATCACACAGTTCAGCGAACAGGAGAAACAGGAATTAGCAGACATGCTGCAAGACATCGTCGGCGGTATGGACAACATTTACGACAAGCTGTTCCCTTATATGATGGTGATGCACCAAAGCCCGGTCAACGGGGAAAATGCGGATGCTTATTATCGTTTTCACATCGAATTCTATCCTCCGTTGCGGGAAAAGGACAAAATCAAATATAATGCCTCTTCGGAGACGGGAGGCTGGGCTGCTGCGAATCCAACGAAGGTGGAGGACAATGCGGAAATTTTGCGCAATGCCATTTCACGACATAAAGAAGGAGGCCGCCATGATTGAACATGCACTCGCTCAATTTCAACATTATTTTCCGGGAAATAAAGACACCATTCGCGTCTTTTTTGCGCCTGGACGCGTCAATTTAATCGGCGAACATACGGACTACAACGGGGGCTGGGTGCTGCCTGCGGCGTTGACAATCGGCACGATTCTTGTCGTGCGGCCGCGGCGTGACGGTGAATTTCATCTTGTCAGCGAAAATTTTCCCGGCCGTCCAGTCCATTTCGATGTGGATCACTTAGACTTTGATCGGAACGATCCTTGGGGGAATTATCCGAAGGGGATCATGAAGGAACTCATTGCGGAAGGCTTGAAGCTCGAAGGTGCCGATCTTTATTATAACGGAAATATACCGAACGGAGCGGGACTGTCCTCTTCAGCTTCGATCGGAATGGTGACTGCCTTAGCGTTGTCGGAACTTGCGGGACACAAGCTGCCGGTCGAGGAACTCGCCTTCATTTGCCAACGGATGGAAAATGGTTTCATCGGCGTCAACACCGGGATCATGGACCAGTTTGCAGTCGGTTTCGGCCGCAAAGACCATGCGATATTCCTCAATTGCCGTACGTTGAAAAAGGAAGAGGTCCCACTCGACCTCGGCGATTATAAGATTGTCATAACGAACACGAACAAACGGCGCGGGCTTGCCGACTCGAAATACAATGAACGGAGAAGCGAGTGCGAAACCGGATTGACGGCCTTGCAACGAATCGAACCCGGGTTGAATACATTGAGTGATCTGTCAGTCGCGGATTTCGAACGATTGGAGAGCCGGATTGAAGACGAAACGGTGCGTCGCCGTGTGCGTCACGTCGTGAAGGAAAACGACAGGGTCGTTCGAGCAACACGGTTGCTGCAAAACAAAGATTTGCGCGGCTTCGGTGAACTGATGGAGCAGTCTCATGTGTCTTTGCGGGACGATTACGAAGTGACCGGGCGTGAATTGGATGTGTTGTTCGATGCACAGCGGCAGGCGGAAGGATGCATCGGTACGCGCATGACGGGCGCCGGTTTCGGCGGTTGTACCGTGAGTCTCGTCGCCGCGGATGAAATCGAATCGTTTAAAACGCGGGTAGCGGCGATTTATGAACGGGAAACGGGGCTTGAGCCGTCGTTTTACAGCTGCAAAGCCGGAGACGGTGTCAAAGAATTGAAAACGACGGTTGTCTAAAGCCTTGATCGGGAGATGAGGAGGAACGCCATGGAAGTGTTTCAAAGAAAGTTTGGAGAAGTTGACGGAAAGAATGTAACGCTGTTTACGGTGAAAAACGACAACGGGATGGAAGTGTCGTTCATCGATTACGGCTGCATTATTACGAAAATCGTCCAGCCTGATGCAAGCGGGAACTTGCAAAACGTCGTGCTCGGATTCGACTCGATGGAAGAGTATTTGCAGTTTTCTCCGTATTTTGGGGCGGTAGTCGGCCGGGTTGCGGGAAGAATCCGGCGCGGCACGTTCGAATTGGACGGAAAACGGTTCACACTCGCGAAGAATGAAAATGAAAAAAATCACCTGCATGGCGGGAAAAAGGGTTTCAGCGACGTCGTTTGGGATGCCGAAATCGTCGAAAACGAAAAAGAAGCCGGCGCGATATTGCGTTATACGAGCGGTGACGGAGAAGAAGGCTACCCGGGCATGTTGGCATTGAAAGTGACGTATTTGCTGACCGATGCGAACGAGTGGGTGGTCACTTATGAAGGCAAGACAGACGAAGCGACATTGCTGAACATGACCAACCATACGTATTTCAATTTAAGCGGGGATTTGCAGCGGGACGTTTTGGACCATACGTTGAAGCTGCCGAGCGAGAAATTTTTGGAAATCGATGAAGAACTGCTTCCGACTGGAAGGGAACTCGATGTAGAAGGGACGGCATTTGATTTCCGGGAGGCACGTCCGCTTCGCAATGGCGCGAACTCTGCCCACCCGCAAAACAAGCTCGCCGGCGGCGGATTCGATCATCCGTTTATGATCGAGACCCGGAAACCTATCGTTCTCACCGATGAAACGAGCGGCCGGCAATTGACGGTTACGACCGATCAACCTTGCGTCGTCGTCTATTCCGGCAATCAACTCGACGATTCGTTTGACATCCGGGGAACGCGGGCCCGCAAACATCTCGGTGTTTGCCTAGAAACGCAAAAACCGCCTGACGCAATCCATCATCCTGAATGGTCGTCTGTGGTGCTGCGGGAAAACGAGACCTATCGGGCGAAGACGACGTTTTCTTTTTCGGTCGTCAAATGATAGCAAAGAGTGTCGTTGTGAGCCAAGTGCTCGGCGACACTCTTTTTTACGTCTTATCTTCTATTTTTACATGTCCTTTCATATAAATAAACATTCGCCGTCTACCATTGGCTTTTCATCATGGCACGGACAACTGCGGCTTTTGTTCCTCTTTTTATAAAAAGACTAAGTCGAAAACACCAGACGTTATTCCACTCGCGCTCAATCGGGCAGAAAAAGAACTCTCATCAGCCTTCTATATGGCTCTAGCATTTCGACCAGCGTTCTTCTATGGTATATTTTAAGAAAAGTTGTAATAAAGGGATGAATGTAATTAGATGAGGACACTACACTTATCAATGGAACAAGCCGTGCAAGCAACGAAGGCGCTGTCGAATGCTCACCGCTTGAATATTTTGAAACTATTGAGCCAAGAACCGATGAATGTCAATGAAATTTCCGAGAAGTTGAACTTGCCCTTTTCTACAACGGCGGTGAATGTGAAAAAACTGGAAGACGCCGGGCTGCTGTCGACGGAAATCATTCCTGGCAGGGGCAGTCGGAAAATCAGTTCGAAAAAATACGATCGCATCGTCATCGACCTAAGTCCGGAAGTATCGAAATCCGGCGACAGTGTCATGGTCGAAATGCCGATTGGGGAATATGTGGATTGCGAAGTCGAACCGTCTTGCGGACTGCTCAATGAGCACGGGTTTCTCGGGATGCTCGACGAGCCGAGAAGTTTTTACGAACCGCATCACAAAGAAGCTCAACTTATTTGGTTTCGTCACGGTTACGTTTCGTACCGCTTTCCAAACCGCATTCCATTCGGGGCAGAGATCGAAGTTTTCGAGTTTTCCGCCGAACTTTGTTCGGAAGCTCCGTATTCGAGATTGGACTGGCCGTCGGACATTACGTTGTGGGTGAATGATGTCGAACTGGCGACTTGGGTCTCCCCAGGAGACTTTGGCGGTGAAAGAGGATTTCTTACCCCGTCTTGGTGGGACATGAACAATACGCAATTCGGCATGTTGAAAAGGTGGCGTGTGACAGAGGAAGGCTGTTTCGTTGACGGTACGAAAATGTCCGACATCACAGTGCGGCAATTGAAGTTACATGATAAACCGTTTATTTCCGTAAAAATCGGGGTAAAGAAAGAAGCGGAAAACCGGGGAGGCGTCAATTTGTTCGGGCGTAAGTTCGGGAACTATGAGCAAGACTTGATTTTGAAAGTACAGTATGTCGGCAGCGGCGAGGAGAGCGCCGGTTGACCGAAAAGAGCCGGGGGAACGGTGATATTTTTTTGTTTAAAAAATTGTTGTAATAAAACATGCTATCATGCTATAATGAACCCACGCGATAAGTTAAGTAATTTAATTAACTTATGTGAAAGCGGTACCAACTATCCATTAAGGGGGAAGAATCTGTGAAGAAAATGAAAGGTTTGGGCTTGATTTTGGCCGCGATCCTCATCTTTGCATTGGCCGCCTGTTCCGGCGGCAACTCGGCATCGACCGACAACAATGGTAATTCGGGAGATTCCGGAAGTTCCGGCGACTCCGGCGGAACAACGAACATTTCTTTTTGGGGACCATTCTCGGGTCCTGACGGTCCGAATATGAAGAAAATCGTCGATGCGTATAACAAATCGCAAGACAAAGTTCATGTCGATTTTCAAATTGTTCCTTTTACCGATTATTATAAAAAAGTGGACCTTGCTTTCAACAGCGGGAAAACACCTGATGTTCTTATCATTCACGGCAACCAGCTGACGAAATACGTGCAAAAAGACTTATTAAAGAATTTAAATGATTTTGTCGGCGACAAAATTAAAAAGTCGGATTACAACCAAACCGCGATTGAGCAAGATACGTTTGACGGCAACTTGTATGCGATTCCGTTGGACATCCATCCGCTCATGATGTACTGGAACAAAGACATGTTCAAAGCCGCGGGATTGGATCCGAACAAACCGCCGCAAACGCGCGAAGAATTTTTGAAGGTGACGCAGAAATTGACGGACGCGAGCAAAGGGCAATACGGATATGTCGTGCCTACGCTCTGGCCGCAGCAATTCATTTTCCCGACGATCGTTTATCAAAACGGCGGAAAAATGTTGAAAGACGGCAAAGTTGATTATACTTCGGATGCTGTCGTCAACGCATTGAAATTCGAACACGACTTGATTTACAAATACAAAGTTTCGCCGCCTAACGTCCAACAAGACGGCGAAGTCACGCTCTTCTTGCAAGGGAAAAATGCGATCCAATTCAACGGTCCTTGGATGTTGAACCAGTTTAAGGAAGCCGGTTTGAACTTCGGGGAAGCTCCGGTGCCGCAGCTCGGCACTGAGCAGCAAGCAGTATTCACCGATGGTCATAACTTCGCGATTCCGAAAAGCGACGACGAAGAAACGGTCACCGCTGTCATGGACTTCTTGAAATACGTCGGCGGACACGGCATGTCTTGGGCGAAATCCGGTCAAGCTCCGGCCGCGAAAGCGACTTATCAGAGCGAGGAATTCCAGTCGTTGAAATATCAACCGGCCATCGTCAAAGAATTTGAATACGCGCAATTTGCTCCGAAAGATCCGAACTGGGGCACTTACACGACTCCGCTTTGGGATGCTGTCAACAAAGTGTTGTTGGACAAAGCGGACGCGATGGAAGCTTTGAAAAAAGCTGAAGAACAAGCAAATAAAGCTGCGCAATAACCATTTACGGGAAGAAGCGGAGCGGGCGAACACTGCCCGCTCCCATTCTTCCGTTTTCTGTTCAGAGGAGGTTCACCGTGAAAAAACCGAAAGGCTCGTTCACTTCGACTTTGTTCGTCGTGCCTTATTTGGTCATGTTTTTATGTTTCTTATTTATTCCAATTGTTTATGGCATTTATATCAGTTTTCATGATTGGGGATTGCTTGACCAGGAACATCCTTGGGTTGGTTTGAAAAACTATCTCGCGCTCTTCGACTCCGACACCCTTGTGCATTCCGAATTTTTCACGGGGTTTTGGAATACGTTTCAATTCGTCGTTTATTCGGTGCCGCCGCTGGTGGTTATCGGGCTGGCGCTTGCCTTGCTCGTCAACAGTTTGCCGAAACGTTTGAAAACGTTTTTCCGCACCGCCTACTTCATTCCTTACGCGATTTCCGTTTCCGTCATTGCCGTCGTTTGGCTTTGGCTGCTCGACACGAATGCCGGTTTGGTGAACAATTATTTGACGGCTTTAGGTTTTCAGCCGGTTCCATGGCTGACAACGCTTCCGTATGCGTGGATTTCGATCGTTGTCGCGACAATATGGTGGACAATCGGATTTAACATGATCATCTTCGTGAATGCGTTGAACGACGTACCCGACGAGTTATATGAAGCCGCATCGATCGACGGCGCCAGCGCTTGGCAAAAGCTGACAAACATCACTTTGCCTTCGATCAAGTCGATCACGTTGTTTGTCGTCATTACGTCGACAATTGCATCGTTCAACGTGTTCGGTCAACCTTACTTGATGACCCGCGGAGGACCCGGGGATTCCACGAGGGTGCTGCTCATGGAAATCGTCGAGGAAGCGTTCTCCAGACGCGAATTAGGTTCGGCGTCCGCGATGGCCATTACGATGGCGCTCGTGATGATCTTGATCTCCATTTTTCAATTTAAAGTATCGAACATCGGCAAAGGAGGAAAAAGCGAATGAGGAACAAAAAGAAAACGACCGGGCTAATTATTCTTGCTTCCGTCGTCGCGATTTTCTTCCTGGCTCCGCTGTTTTGGATGCTCTCGACATCGTTTAAGTCGGATACGGAGGCGCTCGTCGGCGGCTTACACTGGCTGCCGAAACATTTCACATTCGAAAACTATAAATATATGTTTCTGCAACAAGGATTGGACGTACCTGTCTTGAAGTGGGTGTTCAACTCCCTTTTCGTCGGCATTGCCGGTACCTTGATCATCGTCGTTGTCGATGCGATGGCCGCTTATGGGTTGGCACGCCTGGACGTTTATTTTCGAAAAACGTTGTTTGCAGTTTTCGTCGGAACGTTGATGATCCCGTGGGTCATTACGTTTTTGCCTTTGTATATGGAATTCAATGCGTTCCACTTGCTTGATACGTACGCAGTGCTGATTTTACCGTACTCCGGGAATGCCTTCGGTGTGTTTTTGCTGTATCAATTTTTCAAAGGATTTCCGAAAGAACTCGAAGAAGCCGCCGTTCTCGACGGGGCGAACAAATGGAAGATTTTCACCCGGGTGGTCATTCCGACGGCGCGCCCGATCATGTGGACGCTTGGCATTTTTTCGTTCATGACGATTTACAACGACTTTCTTTGGCCGCTCGTCGCGACGAGCTCCCCGGAAATGCGCACGATTACGACTGGGATTTCGATCATGGCCCAAGGAAGTTTTACGTCCTCCTACGGACGTTTGATGGCCTTGACGACGTTGGCGACTTTGCCGATTTTTGTCATTTTCATGATCGGCCAGAAGCAGTTGATCAAAGGCATTACACGAACCGGGATAAAATAAACCTGTATGCTGTGAGGGCGTTTTGAAAAGAGCATGAATCCAAGAAAGTGTTGAAAATGGCTGACAAAGAAGTCGAAAAAGGTTGCAACCATCAAATCAATGACAGGTCGGCCACCGGGAGAAGGAGAGGGATTTTGTGACGGTAAGAAACGAGTATCCGCGTCCGCAATTTGTGCGCGATGAATGGATGAACTTAAATGGAAAATGGGATTTCGCTTTTGATGATGAGAACAAAGGGGTCGACGAGAACTGGTATAAAAAATTCCCGAAACAACGCGAGATTGTGGTCCCGTTTGCTTATCAAACGAAAATGAGCGGCATCCACGATCCATCGTTTCACGATGTTGTTTGGTATCACCGCACATTTGACGTCGATTCAGCATGGGAAGGCAAACGGCTATTGCTCCATTTCGGCGCAGTCGACTATTGGGCGCAAGTTTATGTGAACGGTGAATTGGCGGTTACGCATGAAGGTGGGAATACGCCTTTTTCGGCGGACATTACGCATCTCGTGAAGGGCAAAGACAATCACCTGGTCGTTCGTGCCGAAGACCCGTCTGAGGACGTAACGATCCCGCGCGGCAAGCAATATTGGCACGAGCAATCGGCATCGATTTTTTATACGAGAACGACTGGCATTTGGCAAACGGTATGGCTTGAGCCTGTTCATCCGGTTCACATTGATTCCGTTCGCTGGACGCCGCAAATTGACCGCGGTGACATCGATGCTGAATTCGACGTGAGCGGTTACAACGGCCGCGATGTTCAATTGCATGTGGACATTCGTTTCAAGGGCGAGACCGTCGTCTCTGACACGATGACGATTCATGAAGCGTATACGAAGCGAAGCTTTAATTTGCGCAACCGCATGGTGGACCGCAGCAACATCCACGGCGACGGCTGGTATTGGACGCCGAAAAATCCGAACTTGTTCGACGTGGAATTAACACTCACCGCGGACGGAAACACGGTTGATCGCGTCGAGAGCTATTTCGGCATGCGCAAGGTCTCTATAGATGCCGGTAAATTTATGTTGAACAACCGTCCGTATTTCCAAAAGCTCGTCCTTGATCAAGGCTACTTTCCGGACGGATTGCTGACTGCGCCGACCGATGAAGATTTGAAGAAAGACATTGAGCTTGCAAAGGAAATGGGCTTTAATGGCGCGCGGAAGCACCAGAAAGTCGAAGATCCCCGCTACTTGTATTGGGCGGACAAACTTGGCTTTCTTGTATGGGGCGAGATGGCGAACTGCTCGGAATACAGTGAAGAAGC
It encodes the following:
- a CDS encoding family 43 glycosylhydrolase is translated as MNKKLLITLSVVFAAFVGGFIVYENMGNAAKTHYVNPVFEPVLADPTVVRADDGYFYAYGTEDAWGEKVESKLIPIVRSTNLIDWEYVGEAFKKKPDWKPAGGLWAPDISRFNGKYYLYYSFSLWGDPDPGIGVATSEKPEGPFQDHGKLFLSSEIGVNNSIDPQLFVTDDGTPYLFWGSFHGIYGVQLSKDGFSTVGKKFQIAGDTYEGAFLFKKNGHFYFFGSRGSCCEGADSTYHVAVGRSDSLKGPYVDKNGVKLTEYGGTDVLKAREDGKFVGPGHITVVTDDAGQDWMLYHAIDKKDPLLWNGATRRPLMLDRIIWKDGWPLIRGKSPSETKQEGPVIR
- a CDS encoding sugar ABC transporter permease, which gives rise to MKKPKGSFTSTLFVVPYLVMFLCFLFIPIVYGIYISFHDWGLLDQEHPWVGLKNYLALFDSDTLVHSEFFTGFWNTFQFVVYSVPPLVVIGLALALLVNSLPKRLKTFFRTAYFIPYAISVSVIAVVWLWLLDTNAGLVNNYLTALGFQPVPWLTTLPYAWISIVVATIWWTIGFNMIIFVNALNDVPDELYEAASIDGASAWQKLTNITLPSIKSITLFVVITSTIASFNVFGQPYLMTRGGPGDSTRVLLMEIVEEAFSRRELGSASAMAITMALVMILISIFQFKVSNIGKGGKSE
- the galT gene encoding galactose-1-phosphate uridylyltransferase, with protein sequence MAELRYNPLLRDWTMVSAKRQKRPNLPKTDCPFCPGSGKVPDDYDVYMYPNDFPVLSPQAPQPDPVGGGLYETRKAEGKCEVVLYSPDHRATIPDLSREHMRKLVGLWEERFVELAKVSSHKYVMIFENRGEEVGVTMPHPHGQIYAYPFVPLKVKTELDSCKAYYSNNGRNLFDDMIAEEKRFGERVIAESEHFIAFIPFFTDYPYGVFVVSKTNHTKITQFSEQEKQELADMLQDIVGGMDNIYDKLFPYMMVMHQSPVNGENADAYYRFHIEFYPPLREKDKIKYNASSETGGWAAANPTKVEDNAEILRNAISRHKEGGRHD
- a CDS encoding carbohydrate ABC transporter permease, with the translated sequence MRNKKKTTGLIILASVVAIFFLAPLFWMLSTSFKSDTEALVGGLHWLPKHFTFENYKYMFLQQGLDVPVLKWVFNSLFVGIAGTLIIVVVDAMAAYGLARLDVYFRKTLFAVFVGTLMIPWVITFLPLYMEFNAFHLLDTYAVLILPYSGNAFGVFLLYQFFKGFPKELEEAAVLDGANKWKIFTRVVIPTARPIMWTLGIFSFMTIYNDFLWPLVATSSPEMRTITTGISIMAQGSFTSSYGRLMALTTLATLPIFVIFMIGQKQLIKGITRTGIK
- a CDS encoding glycoside hydrolase family 2 TIM barrel-domain containing protein — encoded protein: MTVRNEYPRPQFVRDEWMNLNGKWDFAFDDENKGVDENWYKKFPKQREIVVPFAYQTKMSGIHDPSFHDVVWYHRTFDVDSAWEGKRLLLHFGAVDYWAQVYVNGELAVTHEGGNTPFSADITHLVKGKDNHLVVRAEDPSEDVTIPRGKQYWHEQSASIFYTRTTGIWQTVWLEPVHPVHIDSVRWTPQIDRGDIDAEFDVSGYNGRDVQLHVDIRFKGETVVSDTMTIHEAYTKRSFNLRNRMVDRSNIHGDGWYWTPKNPNLFDVELTLTADGNTVDRVESYFGMRKVSIDAGKFMLNNRPYFQKLVLDQGYFPDGLLTAPTDEDLKKDIELAKEMGFNGARKHQKVEDPRYLYWADKLGFLVWGEMANCSEYSEEAARRMSAEWAEAVKRDYNHPSIVTWVPLNESWGISRVAIEKQQQHHSLAMYYLTKSLDTTRPVLSNEGWEHTISDILGIHNYRSAEEMREAYASIERAISTTPSNRLIYAEGYEYRGEPILITEYGGIAYQMDDSQGWGYSTVQSGDELVEAYRAQTEVLRKSPVVQGFCYTQLTDVEQEINGLLTYDRQPKCDLAKIKEINR
- a CDS encoding ABC transporter substrate-binding protein → MKGLGLILAAILIFALAACSGGNSASTDNNGNSGDSGSSGDSGGTTNISFWGPFSGPDGPNMKKIVDAYNKSQDKVHVDFQIVPFTDYYKKVDLAFNSGKTPDVLIIHGNQLTKYVQKDLLKNLNDFVGDKIKKSDYNQTAIEQDTFDGNLYAIPLDIHPLMMYWNKDMFKAAGLDPNKPPQTREEFLKVTQKLTDASKGQYGYVVPTLWPQQFIFPTIVYQNGGKMLKDGKVDYTSDAVVNALKFEHDLIYKYKVSPPNVQQDGEVTLFLQGKNAIQFNGPWMLNQFKEAGLNFGEAPVPQLGTEQQAVFTDGHNFAIPKSDDEETVTAVMDFLKYVGGHGMSWAKSGQAPAAKATYQSEEFQSLKYQPAIVKEFEYAQFAPKDPNWGTYTTPLWDAVNKVLLDKADAMEALKKAEEQANKAAQ
- a CDS encoding aldose epimerase family protein is translated as MEVFQRKFGEVDGKNVTLFTVKNDNGMEVSFIDYGCIITKIVQPDASGNLQNVVLGFDSMEEYLQFSPYFGAVVGRVAGRIRRGTFELDGKRFTLAKNENEKNHLHGGKKGFSDVVWDAEIVENEKEAGAILRYTSGDGEEGYPGMLALKVTYLLTDANEWVVTYEGKTDEATLLNMTNHTYFNLSGDLQRDVLDHTLKLPSEKFLEIDEELLPTGRELDVEGTAFDFREARPLRNGANSAHPQNKLAGGGFDHPFMIETRKPIVLTDETSGRQLTVTTDQPCVVVYSGNQLDDSFDIRGTRARKHLGVCLETQKPPDAIHHPEWSSVVLRENETYRAKTTFSFSVVK
- a CDS encoding galactokinase; its protein translation is MIEHALAQFQHYFPGNKDTIRVFFAPGRVNLIGEHTDYNGGWVLPAALTIGTILVVRPRRDGEFHLVSENFPGRPVHFDVDHLDFDRNDPWGNYPKGIMKELIAEGLKLEGADLYYNGNIPNGAGLSSSASIGMVTALALSELAGHKLPVEELAFICQRMENGFIGVNTGIMDQFAVGFGRKDHAIFLNCRTLKKEEVPLDLGDYKIVITNTNKRRGLADSKYNERRSECETGLTALQRIEPGLNTLSDLSVADFERLESRIEDETVRRRVRHVVKENDRVVRATRLLQNKDLRGFGELMEQSHVSLRDDYEVTGRELDVLFDAQRQAEGCIGTRMTGAGFGGCTVSLVAADEIESFKTRVAAIYERETGLEPSFYSCKAGDGVKELKTTVV
- a CDS encoding helix-turn-helix domain-containing protein, with product MEQAVQATKALSNAHRLNILKLLSQEPMNVNEISEKLNLPFSTTAVNVKKLEDAGLLSTEIIPGRGSRKISSKKYDRIVIDLSPEVSKSGDSVMVEMPIGEYVDCEVEPSCGLLNEHGFLGMLDEPRSFYEPHHKEAQLIWFRHGYVSYRFPNRIPFGAEIEVFEFSAELCSEAPYSRLDWPSDITLWVNDVELATWVSPGDFGGERGFLTPSWWDMNNTQFGMLKRWRVTEEGCFVDGTKMSDITVRQLKLHDKPFISVKIGVKKEAENRGGVNLFGRKFGNYEQDLILKVQYVGSGEESAG